GTCCGGCTCGCCCTCGGCGTCCGGCTGGAGATCACCGACGAGACCGACACGGTGATGGACACCGCCGGCGAGCGCCCGGAGCCGGAACAGGCGATGTTCCACACCTACCGCTGGCTCACCTATGTCCAGGACTCCCTGGTCGAGCAGATGCTGGACTGAGCCGGCGCTGGACCGACCACGGCACACGGCCCAATAGAATCGACCCCGTGCTGCGCATCCCCCGATCGATGGTCGACGAGATCATCACCCACGCCCGGGCCGACCATCCCGACGAGGCGTGCGGGATCATCGCCGGTCCGGAGGGTGCGGACACCCCGACCCGGCTGGTGCGGATGACCAATGCCGAGCGGTCGCCGACCTTCTACCGGTTCGACTCCGGGGAGCAGCTGAAGCTGTACCGCGAGATGGACGACCGGGACGAGGAGGTCGTGGTCGTCTACCACTCGCACACCGCCACCGAGGCCTACCCCAGCCGCACCGACATCTCCTACGCCGGCGAACCGCAGGCGCACTACGTGCTGGTCTCCACCCGCGAGCCGGACACCGAGGAGTTCCGGTCCTACCGGATCGTCGACGGCCAGGTCACCGAGGAGCCGGTCGAGATACTGGAAATGTCCGCGCCCCCTGCCGACGTTGCCACCAGCTGAAGATCCCCAGAGAAGAACACCCCCGAAGAAGACCACGAGGAGCACCCGACATGAGCGTCAAGGTTTCCGTCCCGACCATCCTGCGTCCGGTCACGAAGGGCGAGAAGTCGGTCACGGCCACCGGCGACACACTCGCCGCGGTGATCAGCGATCTCGACGCGAACTACACCGGGCTGGGCGACCGGCTGGTGAAGAACGGTGCGCTGCACCGGTTCGTGAACATCTACGTCAACGACGAGGACGTCCGGTTCACCGGTGGCCTGGAGACCGCGATCGCCGACGGCGACCAGGTCACCATCCTGCCCGCCGTTGCGGGTGGGGCCGGGGCGGTCTGATCCTGCGATGAGGTACGACAGCCTGGTGGATGCCGTCGGCGGTACGCCGCTGGTGGGTCTGCCGCGGCTGTCGCCCTCGCCCGAGGTCCGGGTCTGGGCCAAGCTCGAGGACCGCAACCCCACCGGTTCGGTGAAGGACCGCCCGGCGCTGGCCATGGTGGCCGCCGCCGAGGCGGACGGGCGGCTGCGCGCGGGCTGCACCGTCATCGAACCGACCAGCGGGAACACCGGTATCTCGCTGGCCATGGTGTGCCGGGTCAAGGGCTACCGGCTGATCTGCGTGATGCCGGAGAACACCTCCGAGGAACGGCGGATGCTGCTGCGGGCCTACGGCGCGCAGATCATCCCGTCGCCGGCCGCCGGCGGGTCGAACGCCGCGGTGGCGATGGCGAAGGACCTGGCCGCCGACCACCCGGACTGGGTGATGCTCTACCAGTACGGCAACCCGGGGAACGCCGGTGCGCACTACGCGACCACCGGCCCGGAGTTGCTGGCGGACCTGCCGACCATCACCCACTTCGTCGCCGGCCTGGGCACCACCGGCACCCTGATGGGCGTCGGCCGGTACCTGCGGGAGAAGGTGCCGGACATCTCGATCGTCGCCGCCGAACCGCGGTACGGGGAGCTGGTCTACGGGCTGCGCAACCTGGACGAGGGGTTCGTCCCCGAGCTCTACGACGAGTCGGTGCTGACCTCGCGGTTCTCCGTCGGGCCCGAGGACGCGGTGCGCCGTACCCGGGAGCTGCTGGAGGTCGAGGGCATCTTCGCCGGCATCTCCACCGGTGCCGCCGCGCACGCGGCGCTGGGCATCGCGGCCCGGATGGTCAAGCAGGGCCGCCGGGCGGACATCGCGTTCGTGGTGGCCGACGCCGGCTGGAAGTACCTGTCCACCGGTGTGTACGGCGCCGGCGACGACGCCGCCGCGGCGGAGGGCCTCGAAGGCCAGCTGTGGGCCTGATCCGCTGTGCCTGATCCTTCTGGGCCTGATCCTTCGGGCCTGAAACCGGGGTGAACCCTGAGTCACCCGCGCCGCTGCATCGCTAGCCTGGTGACATGAGCTCACTGCCGCTCCCGTCCGATCCCGCGCCGGTCGCGAAGGCGAAGGACTCGTCGTCGCTGATGCCCGCGGTGAAGCCGGCCGCGATCACCGTCGGCGCCTTCGCCGTGGTGCTGGTCGTCGTGCAGGTGGTCAACGCCCTGATGAGCTACAAGCTCGGTCAGTACGGCATCGTCTCGCGCACCGGATC
This region of Nakamurella alba genomic DNA includes:
- a CDS encoding PLP-dependent cysteine synthase family protein, which gives rise to MRYDSLVDAVGGTPLVGLPRLSPSPEVRVWAKLEDRNPTGSVKDRPALAMVAAAEADGRLRAGCTVIEPTSGNTGISLAMVCRVKGYRLICVMPENTSEERRMLLRAYGAQIIPSPAAGGSNAAVAMAKDLAADHPDWVMLYQYGNPGNAGAHYATTGPELLADLPTITHFVAGLGTTGTLMGVGRYLREKVPDISIVAAEPRYGELVYGLRNLDEGFVPELYDESVLTSRFSVGPEDAVRRTRELLEVEGIFAGISTGAAAHAALGIAARMVKQGRRADIAFVVADAGWKYLSTGVYGAGDDAAAAEGLEGQLWA
- a CDS encoding MoaD/ThiS family protein, producing MSVKVSVPTILRPVTKGEKSVTATGDTLAAVISDLDANYTGLGDRLVKNGALHRFVNIYVNDEDVRFTGGLETAIADGDQVTILPAVAGGAGAV
- a CDS encoding M67 family metallopeptidase, translated to MLRIPRSMVDEIITHARADHPDEACGIIAGPEGADTPTRLVRMTNAERSPTFYRFDSGEQLKLYREMDDRDEEVVVVYHSHTATEAYPSRTDISYAGEPQAHYVLVSTREPDTEEFRSYRIVDGQVTEEPVEILEMSAPPADVATS